One window from the genome of Rhinolophus ferrumequinum isolate MPI-CBG mRhiFer1 chromosome 10, mRhiFer1_v1.p, whole genome shotgun sequence encodes:
- the USP5 gene encoding ubiquitin carboxyl-terminal hydrolase 5 isoform X2 has translation MHLTSSAHWTARVGGGELGTVGAAVCGGAAAGVMAELSEEALLSVLPTIRVPKAGDRVHKDECAFSFDTPESEGGLYICMNTFLGFGKQYVERHFNKTGQRVYLHLRRTRRPKEEDTTTGTGDPPRKKPTRLAIGVEGGFDLSDEKFEYDEDVKIVILPDYLEIARDGLGGLPEFVRDRVTSAVEALLAADSASRKQEVQAWDGEVRQVSKHAFSVKQLDNPARIPPCGWKCSKCDMRENLWLNLTDGSILCGRRYFDGSGGNNHAVEHYRETGYPLAVKLGTITPDGADVYSYDEDDMVLDPNLAEHLSHFGIDMLKMQKTDKTMTELEIDMNQRIGEWELIQESAVQLKPLFGPGYTGIRNLGNSCYLNSVVQVLFSIPDFQRKYVDKLEKIFQNAPTDPTQDFSTQVAKLGHGLVSGEYSKPASESGDGEQVSEPKEVQDGIAPRMFKALVGKGHPEFSTNRQQDAQEFFLHLINMVERNCRSSENPNEVFRFLVEEKIKCLATEKVKYTQRVDYIMQLPVPMDAALNKEELLEYEEKKRQAEEEKLPLPELVRAQVPFSSCLEAYGAPEQVDDFWSTALQAKSVAVKTTRFASFPDYLVIQIKKFTFGLDWVPKKLDVSIEMPEELDISQLRGTGLQPGEEELPDIAPPLVTPDEPKAPMLDESVIIQLVEMGFPMDACRKAVYYTGNSGAEAAMNWVMSHMDDPDFANPLILPGSSGPGSTSAAADPPPEDCVTTIVSMGFSRDQALKALRATNNSLERAVDWIFSHIDDLDAEAAMDISEGRSAADSISESVPVGPKVRDGPGKYQLFAFISHMGTSTMCGHYVCHIKKEGRWVIYNDQKVCASEKPPKDLGYIYFYQRVAS, from the exons ATGCACCTAACCAGTAGTGCTCATTGGACCGCAAGAGTAGGGGGTGGGGAACTAGGAACGGTGGGAGCCGCTGTGTGTGGAGGAGCTGCTGCCGGTGTCATGGCGGAGCTGAGTGAGGAGGCGCTGCTGTCAGTATTACCAACGATCCGGGTCCCTAAGGCTGGAGACCGGGTCCACAAAGACGAGTGCGCCTTCTCCTTCGACACGCCG GAGTCTGAGGGAGGCCTCTACATCTGCATGAACACATTCCTGGGCTTTGGGAAACAGTATGTGGAGAGACATTTCAACAAGACGGGCCAGCGAGTGTACCTGCACCTCCGGCGGACCCGGCGCCCG AAAGAGGAAGACACCACTACAGGCACTGGAGACCCCCCTCGAAAGAAGCCCACCAGGCTGGCTATTG GTGTTGAAGGCGGGTTTGACCTCAGCGATGAGAAGTTTGAATATGATGAGGATGTGAAAATTGTCATTTTGCCGGATTACCTGGAGATTGCCCGGGATGGGTTGGGGGGACTGCCTGAGTTTGTCAGAGATCGG GTGACCAGTGCGGTGGAGGCCCTACTGGCCGCCGACTCAGCCTCCCGCAAGCAGGAGGTGCAGGCCTGGGATGGGGAAGTACGGCAGGTGTCTAAGCATGCCTTCAGCGTCAAGCAGCTGGACAACCCTGCTCGAATCCCTCCCTG TGGCTGGAAGTGCTCCAAATGTGACATGAGAGAGAACCTGTGGCTCAACCTGACAGATGGCTCCATCCTCTGTGGCCGACGCTACTTTGATGGCAGTGGGGGCAACAACCACGCCGTGGAGCACTACAGGGAGACCGGCTACCCGTTAGCCGTCAAGCTGGGCACCATCACACCTGATGGAGCTG ACGTGTACTCATATGATGAGGATGACATGGTCCTGGACCCCAACCTGGCTGAGCACCTGTCCCACTTTGGCATTGACATGCTGAAGATGCAGAAG ACGGACAAGACGATGACCGAGTTGGAAATAGATATGAACCAGCGGATTGGCGAGTGGGAGCTGATCCAGGAATCTGCTGTGCAACTGAAGCCCCTGTTTGGGCCCGGCTACACGGGCATCCGAAACCTGGGTAACAGCTGCTACCTCAACTCGGTGGTCCAGGTGCTCTTCAGCATCCCTGACTTCCAGAGGAA GTATGTGGATAAGCTGGAGAAGATCTTCCAGAATGCCCCAACGGACCCGACCCAGGACTTCAGCACCCAGGT GGCCAAGCTGGGCCACGGCCTTGTCTCCGGAGAGTATTCCAAGCCAGCATCGGAGTCGGGTGATGGGGAGCAGGTGTCAGAACCAAAG GAAGTTCAAGATGGCATTGCCCCTCGGATGTTCAAGGCCCTCGTTGGCAAGGGTCACCCTGAGTTCTCCACCAACCGGCAGCAGGATGCCCAAGAGTTCTTTCTTCACCTCATCAACATGGTGGAG AGGAATTGCCGGAGCTCTGAAAATCCAAATGAAGTGTTTCGCTTCTTGGTGGAGGAAAAGATCAAGTGCCTGGCCACAGAGAAGGTGAAGTACACCCAGCGAGTGGACTACATCATGCAGCTGCCTGTGCCCATGGACGCGGCCCTTAACAAAG AGGAGCTTCTGGAGTATGAGGAGAAGAAGCGGCAAGCCGAAGAGGAGAAGCTGCCACTGCCAGAGCTGGTTCGGGCCCAGGTGCCCTTCAGCTCCTGCCTGGAGGCCTATGGGGCCCCCGAGCAGGTGGATGACTTCTGGAGCACAGCCCTGCAGGCCAAATCAGTAGCTGTCAA GACCACACGATTTGCCTCATTCCCTGACTACCTGGTCATCCAGATCAAGAAGTTCACCTTCGGCTTAGACTGGGTGCCCAAGAAACTGG ATGTGTCCATTGAGATGCCAGAGGAGCTAGACATCTCCCAGTTGAGGGGTACAGGGCTGCAGCCTGGAGAGGAGGAGCTGCCTGACATTGCCCCACCCCTGGTTACTCCGGATGAGCCCAAAG CCCCCATGTTGGATGAGTCTGTCATCATCCAGCTGGTGGAGATGGGCTTCCCTATGGATGCCTGCCGTAAAGCTGTCTATTACACGGGCAACAGTGGGGCTGAGGCTGCCATGAACTGGGTCATGTCACACATGGACGATCCAG ATTTTGCAAACCCCCTCATCCTGCCTGGGTCCAGCGGGCCTGGCTCTACAAGTGCAGCTGCAGACCCCCCGCCTGAGGACTGCGTGACCACCATTGTTTCCATGGGCTTCTCCCGGGACCAAGCCCTCAAAGCTCTGCGGGCCACG AACAATAGTTTAGAACGGGCTGTGGACTGGATCTTCAGTCACATTGACGACTTGGACGCAGAAGCTGCCATGGACATCTCCGAGGGCCGCTCAGCTGCCGACTCCATCTCTGAGTCTGTTCCAGTGGGACCTAAAGTCCGGGATGGTCCTGGAA aGTATCAGCTCTTTGCCTTCATTAGTCATATGGGCACCTCTACCATGTGTGGTCACTACGTCTGCCACATCAAGAAGGAAGGCAG ATGGGTGATCTACAATGACCAGAAAGTGTGTGCCTCTGAGAAGCCGCCCAAGGACCTGGGCTACATCTACTTCTACCAGAGAGTAGCCAGCTAA
- the USP5 gene encoding ubiquitin carboxyl-terminal hydrolase 5 isoform X1 encodes MHLTSSAHWTARVGGGELGTVGAAVCGGAAAGVMAELSEEALLSVLPTIRVPKAGDRVHKDECAFSFDTPESEGGLYICMNTFLGFGKQYVERHFNKTGQRVYLHLRRTRRPKEEDTTTGTGDPPRKKPTRLAIGVEGGFDLSDEKFEYDEDVKIVILPDYLEIARDGLGGLPEFVRDRVTSAVEALLAADSASRKQEVQAWDGEVRQVSKHAFSVKQLDNPARIPPCGWKCSKCDMRENLWLNLTDGSILCGRRYFDGSGGNNHAVEHYRETGYPLAVKLGTITPDGADVYSYDEDDMVLDPNLAEHLSHFGIDMLKMQKTDKTMTELEIDMNQRIGEWELIQESAVQLKPLFGPGYTGIRNLGNSCYLNSVVQVLFSIPDFQRKYVDKLEKIFQNAPTDPTQDFSTQVAKLGHGLVSGEYSKPASESGDGEQVSEPKEVQDGIAPRMFKALVGKGHPEFSTNRQQDAQEFFLHLINMVERNCRSSENPNEVFRFLVEEKIKCLATEKVKYTQRVDYIMQLPVPMDAALNKEELLEYEEKKRQAEEEKLPLPELVRAQVPFSSCLEAYGAPEQVDDFWSTALQAKSVAVKTTRFASFPDYLVIQIKKFTFGLDWVPKKLDVSIEMPEELDISQLRGTGLQPGEEELPDIAPPLVTPDEPKGSLGFYGNEDEDSFCSPHFSSPTSPMLDESVIIQLVEMGFPMDACRKAVYYTGNSGAEAAMNWVMSHMDDPDFANPLILPGSSGPGSTSAAADPPPEDCVTTIVSMGFSRDQALKALRATNNSLERAVDWIFSHIDDLDAEAAMDISEGRSAADSISESVPVGPKVRDGPGKYQLFAFISHMGTSTMCGHYVCHIKKEGRWVIYNDQKVCASEKPPKDLGYIYFYQRVAS; translated from the exons ATGCACCTAACCAGTAGTGCTCATTGGACCGCAAGAGTAGGGGGTGGGGAACTAGGAACGGTGGGAGCCGCTGTGTGTGGAGGAGCTGCTGCCGGTGTCATGGCGGAGCTGAGTGAGGAGGCGCTGCTGTCAGTATTACCAACGATCCGGGTCCCTAAGGCTGGAGACCGGGTCCACAAAGACGAGTGCGCCTTCTCCTTCGACACGCCG GAGTCTGAGGGAGGCCTCTACATCTGCATGAACACATTCCTGGGCTTTGGGAAACAGTATGTGGAGAGACATTTCAACAAGACGGGCCAGCGAGTGTACCTGCACCTCCGGCGGACCCGGCGCCCG AAAGAGGAAGACACCACTACAGGCACTGGAGACCCCCCTCGAAAGAAGCCCACCAGGCTGGCTATTG GTGTTGAAGGCGGGTTTGACCTCAGCGATGAGAAGTTTGAATATGATGAGGATGTGAAAATTGTCATTTTGCCGGATTACCTGGAGATTGCCCGGGATGGGTTGGGGGGACTGCCTGAGTTTGTCAGAGATCGG GTGACCAGTGCGGTGGAGGCCCTACTGGCCGCCGACTCAGCCTCCCGCAAGCAGGAGGTGCAGGCCTGGGATGGGGAAGTACGGCAGGTGTCTAAGCATGCCTTCAGCGTCAAGCAGCTGGACAACCCTGCTCGAATCCCTCCCTG TGGCTGGAAGTGCTCCAAATGTGACATGAGAGAGAACCTGTGGCTCAACCTGACAGATGGCTCCATCCTCTGTGGCCGACGCTACTTTGATGGCAGTGGGGGCAACAACCACGCCGTGGAGCACTACAGGGAGACCGGCTACCCGTTAGCCGTCAAGCTGGGCACCATCACACCTGATGGAGCTG ACGTGTACTCATATGATGAGGATGACATGGTCCTGGACCCCAACCTGGCTGAGCACCTGTCCCACTTTGGCATTGACATGCTGAAGATGCAGAAG ACGGACAAGACGATGACCGAGTTGGAAATAGATATGAACCAGCGGATTGGCGAGTGGGAGCTGATCCAGGAATCTGCTGTGCAACTGAAGCCCCTGTTTGGGCCCGGCTACACGGGCATCCGAAACCTGGGTAACAGCTGCTACCTCAACTCGGTGGTCCAGGTGCTCTTCAGCATCCCTGACTTCCAGAGGAA GTATGTGGATAAGCTGGAGAAGATCTTCCAGAATGCCCCAACGGACCCGACCCAGGACTTCAGCACCCAGGT GGCCAAGCTGGGCCACGGCCTTGTCTCCGGAGAGTATTCCAAGCCAGCATCGGAGTCGGGTGATGGGGAGCAGGTGTCAGAACCAAAG GAAGTTCAAGATGGCATTGCCCCTCGGATGTTCAAGGCCCTCGTTGGCAAGGGTCACCCTGAGTTCTCCACCAACCGGCAGCAGGATGCCCAAGAGTTCTTTCTTCACCTCATCAACATGGTGGAG AGGAATTGCCGGAGCTCTGAAAATCCAAATGAAGTGTTTCGCTTCTTGGTGGAGGAAAAGATCAAGTGCCTGGCCACAGAGAAGGTGAAGTACACCCAGCGAGTGGACTACATCATGCAGCTGCCTGTGCCCATGGACGCGGCCCTTAACAAAG AGGAGCTTCTGGAGTATGAGGAGAAGAAGCGGCAAGCCGAAGAGGAGAAGCTGCCACTGCCAGAGCTGGTTCGGGCCCAGGTGCCCTTCAGCTCCTGCCTGGAGGCCTATGGGGCCCCCGAGCAGGTGGATGACTTCTGGAGCACAGCCCTGCAGGCCAAATCAGTAGCTGTCAA GACCACACGATTTGCCTCATTCCCTGACTACCTGGTCATCCAGATCAAGAAGTTCACCTTCGGCTTAGACTGGGTGCCCAAGAAACTGG ATGTGTCCATTGAGATGCCAGAGGAGCTAGACATCTCCCAGTTGAGGGGTACAGGGCTGCAGCCTGGAGAGGAGGAGCTGCCTGACATTGCCCCACCCCTGGTTACTCCGGATGAGCCCAAAGGTAGCCTTGGTTTCTATGGCAACGAAGACGAAGACTCCTTCTGCTCCCCTCACTTCTCCTCTCCGACAT CCCCCATGTTGGATGAGTCTGTCATCATCCAGCTGGTGGAGATGGGCTTCCCTATGGATGCCTGCCGTAAAGCTGTCTATTACACGGGCAACAGTGGGGCTGAGGCTGCCATGAACTGGGTCATGTCACACATGGACGATCCAG ATTTTGCAAACCCCCTCATCCTGCCTGGGTCCAGCGGGCCTGGCTCTACAAGTGCAGCTGCAGACCCCCCGCCTGAGGACTGCGTGACCACCATTGTTTCCATGGGCTTCTCCCGGGACCAAGCCCTCAAAGCTCTGCGGGCCACG AACAATAGTTTAGAACGGGCTGTGGACTGGATCTTCAGTCACATTGACGACTTGGACGCAGAAGCTGCCATGGACATCTCCGAGGGCCGCTCAGCTGCCGACTCCATCTCTGAGTCTGTTCCAGTGGGACCTAAAGTCCGGGATGGTCCTGGAA aGTATCAGCTCTTTGCCTTCATTAGTCATATGGGCACCTCTACCATGTGTGGTCACTACGTCTGCCACATCAAGAAGGAAGGCAG ATGGGTGATCTACAATGACCAGAAAGTGTGTGCCTCTGAGAAGCCGCCCAAGGACCTGGGCTACATCTACTTCTACCAGAGAGTAGCCAGCTAA
- the TPI1 gene encoding triosephosphate isomerase translates to MAKDGEEAEFYLTALYISGQWPRLRGDTDLQGSGSSAMAPSRKFFVGGNWKMNGRKTSLGELISTLNAAKLPADTEVVCAPPTAYIDFARQKLDPKIAVAAQNCYKVTNGAFTGEISPGMIKDCGATWVVLGHSERRHVFGESDELIGQKVAHALAEGLGVIACIGEKLDEREAGITEKVVFEQTKVIADNVKDWNKVVLAYEPVWAIGTGKTATPQQAQEVHEKLRGWLKSNVSDAVAQSTRIIYGGSVTGATCKELASQPDVDGFLVGGASLKPEFVDIINAK, encoded by the exons ATGGCAAAGGACGGGGAGGAGGCGGAGTTCTACCTCACCGCACTCTATATAAGCGGGCAGTGGCCGCGGCTGCGCGGTGATACTGACCTTCAGGGTAGCGGCTCCAGCGCCATGGCGCCCTCCAGGAAGTTTTTCGTGGGGGGGAACTGGAAGATGAATGGGCGAAAGACGAGTCTGGGGGAACTCATCAGCACTCTGAACGCCGCCAAGTTGCCAGCCGACACCG AGGTTGTTTGTGCACCCCCCACTGCCTACATTGACTTCGCCCGGCAGAAGCTAGATCCCAAGATTGCTGTGGCTGCACAGAACTGCTACAAAGTGACTAATGGGGCCTTTACTGGGGAGATCAG CCCTGGCATGATCAAAGACTGTGGAGCCACGTGGGTAGTGCTGGGGCACTCGGAGAGAAGGCACGTCTTTGGGGAGTCAGATGAG CTGATTGGGCAGAAAGTGGCCCATGCCCTGGCTGAGGGACTTGGAGTGATCGCCTGCATTGGGGAGAAGCTAGATGAGAGAGAAGCTGGCATCACTGAGAAGGTCGTTTTCGAGCAAACCAAGGTCATCGCAG ATAACGTGAAGGACTGGAACAAGGTGGTTCTGGCCTATGAGCCCGTGTGGGCCATTGGTACTGGCAAGACTGCAACACCCCAACAG GCCCAGGAGGTACACGAAAAGCTCCGGGGATGGCTTAAGTCCAACGTCTCTGATGCAGTGGCTCAGAGCACCCGCATCATTTATGGAG gTTCTGTGACCGGGGCAACCTGCAAGGAGCTGGCAAGCCAGCCTGATGTGGATGGCTTCCTCGTGGGTGGTGCATCCCTCAAGCCTGAATTTGTGGACATCATCAATGCCAAATAA
- the SPSB2 gene encoding SPRY domain-containing SOCS box protein 2 isoform X2: protein MGQTALAGGNNGTLTSQALCPDLSCPEGLEELLSAPPPDLGTQRRHGWNPKDCSENIEVKEEGLCFERRPVAQSTDGARGKRGYSRGLHAWEISWPQEQRGTHAVVGVATALAPLQADHYAALLGSNSESWGWDIGRGKLYHQCKGPGAPQYPAGPQGEQLEVPERLLVVLDMEEGTLGYAIGGTYLGPAFRGLKGRTLYPAVSAVWGQCQVRISYLGERRAEPHSLLHLSRVCVRQALGATRLGQVSALPLPPAMKRYLLYQ, encoded by the exons ATGGGCCAGACGGCCCTGGCAGGGGGCAACAACGGCACCCTTACCTCACAGGCCCTGTGCCCCGACCTCTCTTGTCCGGAAGGCTTGGAGGAGCTGCTATCTGCTCCCCCTCCTGACCTGGGGACCCAACGGCGCCACGGGTGGAACCCCAAGGACTGCTCAGAAAACATCGAGGTCAAGGAAGAGGGGTTGTGCTTTGAGCGGCGGCCCGTGGCCCAGAGCACTGATGGGGCCCGGGGTAAGAGGGGCTACTCGAGGGGCCTGCACGCCTGGGAGATCAGCTGGCCCCAGGAGCAGAGGGGCACCCACGCTGTGGTGGGCGTGGCCACGGCCCTCGCCCCACTGCAGGCTGACCACTACGCGGCGCTGCTGGGCAGCAACAGCGAGTCATGGGGCTGGGACATTGGGCGGGGGAAGCTGTACCATCAGTGCAAGGGGCCCGGTGCCCCTCAATATCCAGCCGGACCTCAGGGTGAACAGCTGGAAGTGCCGGAGAGGCTGCTGGTGGTTCTGGACATGGAGGAGGGAACTCTGGGCTACGCTATTGGGGGAACCTACCTGGGGCCAGCCTTCCGGGGACTGAAGGGCAGGACCCTCTATCCAGCAGTAAGCGCTGTCTGGGGCCAGTGCCAGGTCCGCATCAGCTACCTGGGTGAAAGGAGAG cgGAGCCACACTCCCTTCTGCACCTGAGCCGCGTGTGCGTGCGCCAAGCACTGGGGGCTACTCGGCTGGGCCAGGTATCTGCTCTGCCCTTGCCCCCTGCCATGAAGCGCTATCTGCTCTACCAGTGA
- the SPSB2 gene encoding SPRY domain-containing SOCS box protein 2 isoform X1, whose translation MGQTALAGGNNGTLTSQALCPDLSCPEGLEELLSAPPPDLGTQRRHGWNPKDCSENIEVKEEGLCFERRPVAQSTDGARGKRGYSRGLHAWEISWPQEQRGTHAVVGVATALAPLQADHYAALLGSNSESWGWDIGRGKLYHQCKGPGAPQYPAGPQGEQLEVPERLLVVLDMEEGTLGYAIGGTYLGPAFRGLKGRTLYPAVSAVWGQCQVRISYLGERRGEAWGRCGKCSVTGGCGLGWKLNIFASVEGTSPHLTDLLPLFSARNG comes from the coding sequence ATGGGCCAGACGGCCCTGGCAGGGGGCAACAACGGCACCCTTACCTCACAGGCCCTGTGCCCCGACCTCTCTTGTCCGGAAGGCTTGGAGGAGCTGCTATCTGCTCCCCCTCCTGACCTGGGGACCCAACGGCGCCACGGGTGGAACCCCAAGGACTGCTCAGAAAACATCGAGGTCAAGGAAGAGGGGTTGTGCTTTGAGCGGCGGCCCGTGGCCCAGAGCACTGATGGGGCCCGGGGTAAGAGGGGCTACTCGAGGGGCCTGCACGCCTGGGAGATCAGCTGGCCCCAGGAGCAGAGGGGCACCCACGCTGTGGTGGGCGTGGCCACGGCCCTCGCCCCACTGCAGGCTGACCACTACGCGGCGCTGCTGGGCAGCAACAGCGAGTCATGGGGCTGGGACATTGGGCGGGGGAAGCTGTACCATCAGTGCAAGGGGCCCGGTGCCCCTCAATATCCAGCCGGACCTCAGGGTGAACAGCTGGAAGTGCCGGAGAGGCTGCTGGTGGTTCTGGACATGGAGGAGGGAACTCTGGGCTACGCTATTGGGGGAACCTACCTGGGGCCAGCCTTCCGGGGACTGAAGGGCAGGACCCTCTATCCAGCAGTAAGCGCTGTCTGGGGCCAGTGCCAGGTCCGCATCAGCTACCTGGGTGAAAGGAGAGGTGAGGCCTGGGGCAGGTGTGGGAAGTGTTCTGTTACTGGTGGCTGTGGTTTGGGTTGGAAGCTCAACATCTTTGCAAGCGTAGAGGGAACGAGCCCTCATCTGACCGACCTTCTACCCCTATTCAGTGCCAGGAATGGCTAA